Below is a window of Gossypium hirsutum isolate 1008001.06 chromosome A12, Gossypium_hirsutum_v2.1, whole genome shotgun sequence DNA.
cgTCATTCCTCGCGTCACATTACGTGTCTAATTACCTACCTTGCATTTAGTAAaacaatttttgacaaaattactctctaattttttttaaattttagattaattcgtgatattaatttattaaaatacttaatatataattaaattttgtcacgcttataatttaaacatattttaggTTTAGAAAATTCTGAATAATGAAtatagataaaatgataatgaatttatattttaatattattgaacatgtatttaatctttgaatttataatttttaattcatttatttaaaaattatataaaaatataaaaatgtcaatataataatattataaattataattaaattaatggtCCGATTAGAGATGACACTGATAAAATGCTTGAATGTaagtataaaaaattttattaaatttttgaagacaaatttataaattttctctTAACctttaatttactttaaaagcAATCAAATAATTGTGAATCCCAACGGAAAGGAGtcaaacaatttaattttcatttagaaaaaaaaaaccaacgcctaggttaaaataaaataaataaagtatttCATGGTGGTATTATTTTTTACAGTGACGTAACTAGCGGAGGCTCGGAGCCGAACCTAATCCCTAAGCTTCCTATACGACAAAAGCAGCCAACTTCCAGGGTGTCTAATAATATCTATCACCTCCGTCGCTGTGCCGCATAGGGTCTTAAAACCTACACGTGTCGGTTTTTTAAGCTTATGATCTGTCACATCTATGTTAGAAAGGGTGTGTTTGGATACCGGGTAAAATTTTAGAGCTTCCGATAAACAGTGGTCCCCACATActgtcactaaaaataaattcttttttattttattattaatatttttttcctatataaacTCAGTACTCATCTCTTCAAAGATCTAAAAAAAAGGGCAGGCTCTCTTTCAGGTCGGATCTGCTCagttaattttcctttttctctgtttattttttccTGCTTGTTTGCCTCTCTTTCTAGGTTTCTTGCGCATTTTCTCGGTTTATCTCTTGAGGTTTGATCGGTGAGGGAATCGGGGGATTTCATTTTCCTAGTGTTTTCGAGTGGTTCGAAGATCGGTCTTTGGAGAATCCGCACGTGACGAAgagatttttttccctttttcataTATGTAAAAGAATTACTATTTGAAAGGATTTGGTTTCCGTTGAACTGGATTTTTGAAACTCAGGACTTCGGCTTTTTCCCGGGAACCAATCGGAAAAAAATCGTTCGAAAAATTTTCAGATCTTACTAGATCCGGTTGTCGGATCTGAATCTGAAGAGGAAAAAGTTTTTCAGAAAAgctctttaaattgaattatagtgtAAAGAATATCGGAGTCTGTAAAaccgtttttttgaaaaaatgtcGTCGGCGCCGACGTCTAGCTCCCTAGTTCAACTTTGGAAAAGCTCTTGTTCACTCCCTTCAATCAACAAATCTTACCTTAATCCTCAACTGAATGTCACCCTTTCAAACCGACGCAAAACGAGCAACGCTAGATGCTTCGTTACAAAAAAGTCCTCGGTGGCTTTGGAGAAGAAATTTCTAGGGATCCGATTGCGGGGATCGGAGAAGTTACACTTTTGGCAGTCGGAAGGCCCGGGTCGGGTTCCGAAACTTCGGGTTATGGTGCGGTCCGCATTATCCGGGGTGCCTGAAAAGCCTCTCGGTCTTTATGATCCGTCTTTTGATAAGGATTCGTGTGGGGTCGGATTTGTCGCTGAATTATCTGGTGACAGCAGCCGTAAAACTGTACGTTTTGTATATGTGTGCTGTGTAATGTATTTTTGGTTTATATACGTATGTATGTGCGTATTTGGAGATGTTTTGAGTGTTCTGTTTCGTTTTTTATGGAATTTGTCAGGTAACGGATGCTTTGGAGATGTTGATACGGATGTCACATAGAGGGGCTTGTGGATGTGAGACAAATACTGGAGATGGAGCTGGTATTCTTGTGGCTCTTCCTCATGGTTTCTATAAGGAGGTTCGTTTGTGTTATCTACATTTTAAGACCGTCCTGTTTCCTTtcgttttttaaaagaaaaattagaaatattgtttggaattttattctgtgaaataatgaaattctcTAACTTGAAATTTCCATTTCACGTTTCATTGAAGTTTTGACCACTTTTTAGCTACTTTTTCTGCGTCAGTGTGTGAGAGAATAATATGAAATGTGTCCCTTACGTCCCATATTTTATTCGTATTTAACTCTGCGAAGTAATTAATGGAATAATTGCTGGcctttttaacaatttttatcaTCTGTTATTAGGTAGCAAAAGATGTTGGGTTTGAGTTGCCACCACCAGGAGAATATGCGGTGGGCATGTTCTTTTTGCCCTCATCTGAGAGCCGAAGGGAAGAAAGCAAAAATGTATTCACTAAGGTAATTTCTAGACAGGAGTTGTTCTTTAATATTAATAATCTTCACGATTGGCTAAACGTTATTTTAGTCGATCTAGTAAGTGTATTTTGAGTAACAGTCCTAGTATTTTGTGTGTATATTAAGTGATTTTTCTAGAGAGCACTTGCTTTCTCCACACACACTTAATTGTATATATAGATCAGCAAAGTCCACTTATAAAgcgtaaaattgaattagttTTACATGTTCTCATAACTATTTATACAATGGTTTTGATTAAAATCGAAATGGCTAATTGTTTGTTGCGACATAGAAACTTCTAACCATTATAGGTGTGGAAAAAACAACACAGAAAAGCCTgtccatatatgtatatataaaattttaaaatacattcaCCCAACTGACTGCTGAGTATCCTTTCTCAGTATCTTGAAACTTGAAAGCAAGTTAATAGgatttatcaaattttcttgAGTAATTGGAAGTGGCAACCATACTATAGTGTTGTCTTTATCTGGTAGCAATTCATATATTTACTTTATGGAGCTTGATATCAATAGAGATATTTTGGCAACAATTTctgatgaaaattttattggcATTTACAGGTTGCTGAATCTCTTGGCCATAGAGTGCTTGGGTGGCGATCTGTACCAACAGATAACTCAGGACTTGGCAATGCTGCTTTGCAGACAGAGCCTGTTATTGAGCAAGTGTTTCTTACACCCACACCTAGATCAAAGGCTGACCTTGAACAACAGGTAGGTTTATCTTTGTGATATTGAAATGCTCCAACCACACCCTATCATCAATTTACCAGAAACAATTAAGCAAAGATCATTTCAGGGTTAGAATATAAGAATCTGAAATGGAGGTTTTACAGGAAAATAAGTAGATAAGAGTAAGGGGCATTTCAAGTTGTTTCTGTATGCCAGATTAAATTGCTGATACAAAACTACTTTACAGATGTACATATTAAGGAGGGTTTCAATGGTTGCCATCCGAGCTGCATTGAACCTCCAGCATGGTGGTGTTAGGGACTTCTATATATGTTCTCTTTCCTCAAGGTTTGTGCTCTGGGAACCTGGATTTATTATATCAAGAAGTTTTCCTACCGTTCTGGGTGTGAAAAATATTTACTCCTGTAATGTGGCTGGCGCAGGACTGTTGTATACAAGGGGCAGTTAAAGCCTGACCAACTGCAAAATTACTATTATGCAGATCTTGGCAATGAAAGGTTTACGAGCTACATGGCCCTGGTAAATATATTATCCCGTTCTTGTTCTTTCTTTCTCCACTAACTCAATACTTACAAACAGCATGGAACCACCGGTAACTGAAGAGATGCAAGGTTGAGGGATGACTTCTGAGGCATTGAAGTTTGAATGATCTCTTAAGTTCTTCCACTTCCTTGATAACTATATGAAATTGGATGCTGGATTGGATGGCTTGGGTGAGTTGGTAAGAAACCTCATTGCAAGTAAATCATGTTTGCAGAAACTTGCTGCAATGCTCTCTATCATCGATTGTGTGAGGATGAAACTTCTATTTATTGGTGGAAGGGAAATTAGCTCAGAGTAGTGTAATTTATGTCTCAGACCGCAGTAAACCATTGTTGAAATGCCCTGAACATAAATTAGTGTGTGCATTTTCAAACTGATACTACTTTCATTGCAAAGTAGAGGAAGTTGTGAATGACAAATTTGATCTTTTTATTGATGCAGATACATTCTCGGTTTTCAACAAATACATTTCCTAGCTGGGATCGTGCACAACCAATGCGTGTCTTGGGCCATAATGGGGAAATTAATACACTTAGAGGCAATATAAACTGGTATGTATCAGAGAAACAGGCAAATTCTGGATTAATCggcgtatatatatattactatttCCCCCCTTCTGCTGGGGTAGTTGTTGGGTACTTGTGATGCTTTGCCCCATTTGTGGTATCCTCTGATAAATATGCATGGTTGAAGAAGTTTGTTTTTTCTTGATGATTCAGAACTTGGGCGCTAAATACATCTTCCTTTTGCTAATTTTACTGGCTGGTTTGTAGGGATGTATATAAGATGCTGTTTTCCTTCCTGTttttatataacaattaataGGCATTGGCTGAGTTTCTTTTGTTCCTTCAGGATGAAGGCACGTGAAGGATTATTGAAGTGCAAGGAGCTTGGTCTCTCGAAGAATGAGATGAAAAAGCTTCTTCCTATTGTGGATGCCAGTTCATCTGATTCAGGTGAACTTCCACATCCCTTCTTCTGTGTTAAGATTATCTTAAATGTATTCTTGCATTGCACTTGCATTTTTTCCTCGTCCCATTTCAAAGTTTTGGATGCCAAACAGATGATACTCAGTGTACATTTGACTGGCAGGTATATGATGTTTTCTGATTCTCTTTGGCTTGCAGGGGCTTTTGATGGTGTCCTTGAGCTTCTGGTTCGAGCTGGTAGAAGTCTCCCAGAAGCAGTAATGATGATGATCCCTGAAGCCTGGCAAAATGACAAAAATATGGATCCTCAGCGGAAGGCCTTGTATGAATATTTCTCAGCTCTAATGGAGCCATGGGATGGGCCTGCTCTGATATCATGTAATTTATCCTTCTTGTTAAAAGGGTCTAACATGATCTTTTAGCCTTCTTTGACTGATGGAAACTTATTTGCAGTTACTGATGGCCGCTACCTTGGAGCTACATTGGATCGCAATGGGCTCCGTCCCGGTCGGTTTTATGTTACACACAGTGGACGAGTCATCATGGCCAGTGAAGTTGGTGTAGTGGATATTTCTCCTGAAGATGTGCTCAGGAAAGGAAGACTAAACCCTGGGATGATgcttttggtagattttgagaATCACATTGTTGTCGACGATGAAGCATTGAAGCAACAATATTCACTAGCTAGGCCTTATGGGGAATGGCTTCAGAGGCAAAAAATTGAACTCAATGACATTGTAGACTCGGTTCAGGAATCAGAGAGGCTCCCTCCCTCAATTGCTGGATCTATGCCAGTAAGTGAttggttttctttttattaattgttTCCCGCATCTTCATCAAGTggagttttgtttttttataatctCACTGATTAATTCTGTGACTTGAAGGCTTCCAATGATGATGACAACATGGATAACTTAGGAATTCATGGCTTATTGGCTCCATTGAAGGCTTTTGGGTATGTAACAATCTGTCCTGCTCTTCTTAACTCAATGGACATGCCTTAGTGTAACATCCTGTAATGTTCTTCTGGCTTTCATGCAGCTATACCGTTGAGGCTTTGGAGATGCTGCTGCTTCCCATGGCTAAAGATGGGACAGAGGCCCttggttcaatgggaaatgatGCTCCATTGGCAGTTATGTCCAACCGAGAGAAGCTTACATTTGAATATTTCAAGCAAATGTTTGCTCAAGTAACCAATCCCCCTATTGATCCTATTCGGGAGAAAATAGTGACTTCCATGGAATGCATGATTGGTCCAGAAGGAGATCTAACAGAAACAACGGAAGAGCAATGTCATCGTCTTTCACTGAAGGGGCCTCTTTTATCAATTGAAGAGACAGAAGcaattaaaaagatgaaattcaaAGGTTGGCGTAGTAAAGTTCTTGACATAACTTATTCAAAGGACTGTGGGAGGAAGGGTTTAGAGGAAACCTTGGACAGGATTTGTGCTGAAGCACGAGATGCGATTAAGGAAGGTTATACATTACTGGTGCTTTCTGACAGAGGTATTGCATTGTTCCCAACTGATCTTTGATTGAACTTTTTGTGGCATTGTAGTGCACCTCCTCTATTGCCCATGCCATCTTTTCTTTTAATGAATCATGATTGAAGGTACTAATTTCACCCTCCTTTGTATCTGTAGCTTTTTCATCGAAGCGTGTTGCTGTGAGCTCCCTTTTGGCTGTTGGCGCTGTTCATCACCATCTTGTTAAAAATCTTGAGCGTACACGAGTTGGATTAATAGTTGAATCTGCAGAACCACGTGAAGTGCACCATTTCTGCACATTGGTTGGATTTGGTGCAGATGCTATATGCCCATATTTGGCCATAGAGACCATTTGGAGATTGCAGGTAGATGGGAAGATTCCTCCTAAATCTAGTGGTGAGTTCCATTCAAAGGAAGAGCTGGTCAAGAAGTATTTCAAGGCAAGCAACTATGGAATGATGAAGGTTCTTGCCAAAATGGGGATATCTACTCTGGCCTCATACAAGGGTGCTCAAATCTTTGAAGCTTTGGGCCTCTCTTCAGAAGTGATTGAGAAATGCTTTGCAAGAACTCCGAGCAGAGTTGAAGGAGCAACATTTGAGATGCTAGCTCGTGATGCACTTCATTTGCATGAGTTAGCATTCCCTTCTCGTGCTTTTGCTCCAGGAAGTGCAGAAGCTGTAGCACTGCCTAATCCTGGAGATTATCACTGGAGGAAAGGTGGTGAGGTTCACCTGAATGATCCTCTTGCTATAGCAAAGCTGCAAGAAGCTGCCAGGAGTAACAGCGTTGCTGCCTACAAGGAATATGCCAAACGTATCCATGAATTGAATAAAACCTGTAACCTGCGTGGTATGTTGAAGTTTAAGGAGTCAGAAGCCAAAATTCCATTGGATGAGGTGGAACCTGCTAGTGAAATTGTGAAAAGGTTTTGTACTGGGGCCATGAGTTATGGATCAATATCATTGGAGGCACACACAACCCTGGCTATTGCTATGAATACACTTGGGGGGAAATCAAATACTGGTATGTTCTTAGAAAGCATTTAGTATATGCTCATTTTAAGCTTCTATGTCCAACCTTGATCcacaaattatgaaattttgCCGTCTATGATTTGGTGGGCTTTTTGAAAATGTTCTTTCTTGAAGTGCAAATAATTGTTCTttatcttgtttatttatttcccCCCTTTTTATTGGGATTTcatttgctttattttttttggtgGCTGTCTGTAATCATGTAAATTTATTGTTGCCTTAAACACATTTCTGGAAACTAAATTACAATGTTCCTAattcaaattttgctattaggTGAGGGAGGTGAGCAACCATCTCGTATGGTACCTCTACTTGATGGTTCAAGGAATCCAAAACGAAGTGCTATCAAGCAGGTTGCAAGTGGAAGATTTGGAGTTTCAAGTTATTACCTTACTAATGCTGATGAACTACAAATAAAGATGGCTCAGGTATTAATCTATTTTCTCTTCTGCCAATTCTTGGCTATGTTGTGTTTAGTGCCTGTATTCCAGTTGGAATAGAGGTTTCTcttgtttatggatttatgttCCTGGCAGATGATGCTGTGTTCTGCAAAGCACCTTGAGTGACTTTGCATCTTTAACTGATACGTACATTTGACATTTGGTGAGGTTAAAATGTTAACAAAGTAAATTCTTCTTTGTAGATTGAttactttttaacttaaatttccTTTGTTATGCAGGGTGCCAAGCCTGGTGAAGGAGGGGAACTTCCAGGTCATAAGGTAATAGGAGATATTGCTGTCACTAGAAACTCTACAGCTGGTGTGGGACTTATCAGTCCACCTCCCCATCATGATATCTATTCAATTGAAGACCTTGCACAGCTGATTCATGATCTTAAGGTAGGATCATGTCCTCTctttatatgtgtgtatatatatcatTGTGGCCACTGAAACTTAAAGAGTTCTTCATCTACCAATGATCCTAACCAGCCCTTGTTATGCAACATGATTCATGTCTATAATTGCTCTTCCAATAGTCTTTTCTGAGGTGGTTTATGGTTCCTTAAGATGTATATTTTATGATGTTAATATTCTATGATTACTCTTTGatctttttttatttggtttttcagAATTCAAATCCCTCAGCTCGAATCAGTGTGAAGCTGGTATCTGAAGCTGGTGTGGGAGTAATTGCTAGTGGGGTAGTCAAGGGGCATGCAGACCATGTCTTAATATCTGGTCATGATGGTGGCACTGGGGCCTCACGATGGACTGGCATAAAAAATGCTGGGCTTCCATGGGAACTTGGTTTGGCTGAGACCCACCAAACTCTAGTCGCCAATGACCTCCGTGGCCGTACAGTTCTCCAGACTGATGGCCAACTTAAAACTGGAAGAGATGTGGCCATTGCTGCACTTCTTGGTGCAGAAGAATTTGGCTTCAGCACAGCTCCTCTAATAACTCTGGGTTGTATTATGATGCGAAAATGCCACAAGAACACCTGCCCAGTGGGCATCGCTACTCAAGATCCTGTGTTGAGAGAAAAATTTGCTGGAGAGCCTGAACATGTTATAAACTTTTTCTTTATGCTAGCTGAGGAGGTCAGGGAGATAATGTCTCAGCTTGGTTTCCGAACAGTTACTGAGATGGTTGGTCGTTCAGATATGCTTGAGGTTGATAAGGAAGTCCTTAGTAATAATGAGAAACTTCAGAATATTGACCTCTCCTTGCTTCTCAGACCTGCTGCTGATATTCGCCCTGAAGCTGCTCAATATTGTATTCAAAAACAGGATCATGGCTTGGATATGGCTTTGGACCAAAGACTCATTAAACTATCTACAGCTGCTCTAGAGAAAGGTCTTCCTGTATACGTTGAAACACCTATATGCAATGTAAACCGTGCAGTTGGAACAATGCTGAGCCATGAAGTAACTAAGCGCTACCACCTTGCAGGGCTTCCAGCTGGTACAATTCATATCAAACTCTCAGGAAGTGCAGGGCAGAGCTTGGGAGCTTTCCTGTGCCCTGGCATCATGCTGGAGCTTGAAGGTGATAGCAATGACTATGTTGGAAAAGGATTATCAGGTGGAAAAATTGTAGTTTATCCTCCTAAAGGAAGTCGGTTTGATCCTAAGGAAAACATAGTAATTGGTAATGTGGCTCTCTATGGAGCTACTTCCGGGGAAGCATATTTCAATGGAATGGCAGCAGAAAGATTTTGTGTTCGTAATTCAGGTGCCAGAGCAGTTGTAGAAGGCGTTGGTGATCATGGTTGTGAGTACATGACTGGTGGGACTGTTGTTGTGCTTGGAAAAACTGGCAGGAATTTTGCTGCAGGTATGAGTGGTGGTATTGCTTATGTCCTTGATGTGGATGGAAAATTTCAATCTCGGTGCAATCCTGAGCTGGTGGACCTTGATAAAATTGAAGAAGAGGAGGATATTGTCACTCTGAAGATGATGATTCAGCAGCATCAGCGCCATACCAACAGCCAGTTAGCTAGTGAAGTACTTGCTGACTTTGAGAGCCTTCTGCCCAAATTCATAAAAGTATTCCCCAGAGATTACAAACGTGTTCTGGCAAAGATGAAAGACCAGAAAGCATCTGAACGTGCTGCAAAAGAAGCTGAGGAGCAAGATGAGGTAGAGCTGATGGAGAAAGATGCTTTTGAAGAGCTCAAGAAGTTGGCAGCTGCATCTTCGAATGAGAAATCAAGTCTGGTATGCAGTATTTGCTATTACCAAGTCTTACATTCCTTTATGTCTATGCTTCTTCTTAGTCAAACTTCTCTTTGCCTCTTGTCTTTCAGATTTATTTTGTTGTCTTTCTGATGTTTGGTTGCTATCAGCATACTGCCTATTGGTATCATGAACTATTTGTTTAATATCTAATTTGACTTCTGGAATTGTAGACAGTCGAAGCTGAACCAGTCAAGAGGCCTACTCAGGTTTCTGATGCTGTGAAACATCGTGGTTTTGTTGCTTATGAGCGTGAAGGTGTTCAATATAGAGATCCTAATGTTCGGATGCATGACTGGAAGGAGGTCATGGAGGAATCAAAACCTGGCCCACTTTTAAAGACACAGTCTGCTCGCTGCATGGACTGTGGTACTCCTTTCTGCCATCAGGTATTGATTACACTTTTTACTCTTTTTTCCGGCATTTTGGATATGAATTTGCTGAAACAACTGCTTATATCTAATCTTTTTTATAAATGCAGGAGAACTCTGGATGTCCTCTCGGAAACAAAATACCTGAATTCAATGAACTGGTTTACCAAAATAGGTGGCGTGAAGCACTAGATCGTCTTCTAGAGACAAATAACTTCCCAG
It encodes the following:
- the LOC107929529 gene encoding glutamate synthase [NADH], amyloplastic isoform X3, which translates into the protein MLDWMAWIHSRFSTNTFPSWDRAQPMRVLGHNGEINTLRGNINWMKAREGLLKCKELGLSKNEMKKLLPIVDASSSDSGAFDGVLELLVRAGRSLPEAVMMMIPEAWQNDKNMDPQRKALYEYFSALMEPWDGPALISFTDGRYLGATLDRNGLRPGRFYVTHSGRVIMASEVGVVDISPEDVLRKGRLNPGMMLLVDFENHIVVDDEALKQQYSLARPYGEWLQRQKIELNDIVDSVQESERLPPSIAGSMPASNDDDNMDNLGIHGLLAPLKAFGYTVEALEMLLLPMAKDGTEALGSMGNDAPLAVMSNREKLTFEYFKQMFAQVTNPPIDPIREKIVTSMECMIGPEGDLTETTEEQCHRLSLKGPLLSIEETEAIKKMKFKGWRSKVLDITYSKDCGRKGLEETLDRICAEARDAIKEGYTLLVLSDRAFSSKRVAVSSLLAVGAVHHHLVKNLERTRVGLIVESAEPREVHHFCTLVGFGADAICPYLAIETIWRLQVDGKIPPKSSGEFHSKEELVKKYFKASNYGMMKVLAKMGISTLASYKGAQIFEALGLSSEVIEKCFARTPSRVEGATFEMLARDALHLHELAFPSRAFAPGSAEAVALPNPGDYHWRKGGEVHLNDPLAIAKLQEAARSNSVAAYKEYAKRIHELNKTCNLRGMLKFKESEAKIPLDEVEPASEIVKRFCTGAMSYGSISLEAHTTLAIAMNTLGGKSNTGEGGEQPSRMVPLLDGSRNPKRSAIKQVASGRFGVSSYYLTNADELQIKMAQGAKPGEGGELPGHKVIGDIAVTRNSTAGVGLISPPPHHDIYSIEDLAQLIHDLKNSNPSARISVKLVSEAGVGVIASGVVKGHADHVLISGHDGGTGASRWTGIKNAGLPWELGLAETHQTLVANDLRGRTVLQTDGQLKTGRDVAIAALLGAEEFGFSTAPLITLGCIMMRKCHKNTCPVGIATQDPVLREKFAGEPEHVINFFFMLAEEVREIMSQLGFRTVTEMVGRSDMLEVDKEVLSNNEKLQNIDLSLLLRPAADIRPEAAQYCIQKQDHGLDMALDQRLIKLSTAALEKGLPVYVETPICNVNRAVGTMLSHEVTKRYHLAGLPAGTIHIKLSGSAGQSLGAFLCPGIMLELEGDSNDYVGKGLSGGKIVVYPPKGSRFDPKENIVIGNVALYGATSGEAYFNGMAAERFCVRNSGARAVVEGVGDHGCEYMTGGTVVVLGKTGRNFAAGMSGGIAYVLDVDGKFQSRCNPELVDLDKIEEEEDIVTLKMMIQQHQRHTNSQLASEVLADFESLLPKFIKVFPRDYKRVLAKMKDQKASERAAKEAEEQDEVELMEKDAFEELKKLAAASSNEKSSLTVEAEPVKRPTQVSDAVKHRGFVAYEREGVQYRDPNVRMHDWKEVMEESKPGPLLKTQSARCMDCGTPFCHQENSGCPLGNKIPEFNELVYQNRWREALDRLLETNNFPEFTGRVCPAPCEGSCVLGIIENPVSIKSIECAIIDKGFEEGWMVPRPPLKRTGKSIAVIGSGPSGLAAADQLNRMGHSVTVYERADRIGGLMMYGVPNMKTDKVDVVQRRVNLMAEEGVKFVVNANIGKDPSYSLDRLREENDAIVLAIGATKPRDLPVPGRDLSGVHFAMEFLHANTKSLLDSDLQDGNYISAKGKKVVVIGGGDTGTDCIGTSIRHGCSSIVNLELLPQPPQTRAPGNPWPQWPRIFRVDYGHQEAATKFGKDPRSYEVLTKRFIGDDNGNVKGLEVVRVRWEKDASGRFQFKEVEGSEEIIEADLVLLAMGFLGPESTLAEKLGVEQDNRSNLKAEYGRFTTNVDGVFAAGDCRRGQSLVVWAISEGRQAAAQVDKYLTKEDKDTSVEGENQDSVKRHQDLPQKQQTVMK